The proteins below come from a single Carnobacterium divergens DSM 20623 genomic window:
- a CDS encoding LysR family transcriptional regulator, with amino-acid sequence MELRVLNYFLTVAREKTISQAAQVLHLSQPTLSKQLKELEEELGVTLFERGNRFITLTEDGVYLVNKGKEILSLVDSTTANLIKKDRISGKITIGGGETLAFQLIGKVLYHLREEHPDIQLELYSGNADDVLEKIDKGVLDFGLVIDPVEKQKYDFIQLPLVDRWGLMVHSASPLFSKQTISPKDIETVPLLVSNQSFVDTQLAEWLGGNLDHLNVVGTYNLLYNASLLVKEDVASALCIDGIINTAGTNLTFIPLMPELTASISIVWKKDSFFSRSATAFLQCIQSI; translated from the coding sequence ATGGAATTGCGTGTTTTAAACTATTTTTTAACCGTAGCTAGGGAAAAAACAATTAGTCAAGCTGCACAAGTCCTCCATCTTTCTCAACCCACTCTTTCAAAACAATTGAAGGAATTGGAGGAAGAACTGGGTGTGACGTTATTTGAACGTGGCAATCGATTTATTACGTTAACGGAGGATGGTGTTTATTTGGTCAACAAGGGGAAAGAAATTCTTTCTTTAGTTGATTCAACCACTGCTAATTTAATTAAAAAGGATCGTATTAGTGGGAAAATAACCATTGGTGGAGGTGAAACGCTGGCCTTTCAGTTGATTGGGAAAGTTCTTTATCACTTAAGGGAAGAACACCCTGATATTCAATTGGAACTTTATAGCGGGAATGCGGATGATGTGTTGGAAAAAATTGACAAAGGTGTGCTGGATTTTGGATTGGTGATTGATCCTGTTGAAAAACAGAAATATGATTTTATTCAGTTGCCTTTGGTGGATCGTTGGGGGTTAATGGTTCATTCAGCTAGTCCTTTGTTTTCTAAACAAACGATTTCTCCTAAAGATATTGAAACGGTTCCTTTATTGGTTTCTAATCAATCTTTTGTGGATACTCAATTAGCTGAGTGGTTAGGGGGAAATTTGGATCATTTAAATGTAGTGGGCACCTATAATTTGCTCTATAATGCTTCTTTATTAGTAAAAGAAGATGTGGCTAGTGCGCTTTGTATTGATGGCATTATCAACACCGCTGGTACGAATTTAACCTTCATTCCATTAATGCCAGAGTTGACTGCCTCCATCAGTATTGTTTGGAAAAAAGATTCATTTTTTTCAAGATCTGCTACTGCTTTTTTACAGTGTATTCAGTCGATTTAA
- a CDS encoding GNAT family N-acetyltransferase has product MNIRKSTNKDTTIAAELYVKTFSQEPWNEKNKVEDIVAHFQRLTQMNTEKSFILEKDQMMIGIALGFTRSWYKGNQYHLDTFCIDPAFQGRGYGKLFMNKIKNELVADEVHTIILDTDRDMPAEKFYQSTGFTKLADSVLYAIDF; this is encoded by the coding sequence ATGAACATCAGAAAATCAACCAATAAGGATACGACAATTGCAGCTGAACTTTACGTCAAAACATTTAGCCAAGAACCCTGGAATGAAAAAAATAAAGTAGAGGATATCGTAGCGCATTTTCAACGTTTAACCCAGATGAACACGGAAAAATCCTTTATTTTAGAAAAAGATCAAATGATGATAGGAATCGCATTAGGTTTTACAAGATCGTGGTATAAAGGAAATCAGTACCACCTCGACACATTTTGTATAGATCCAGCTTTTCAAGGTAGAGGTTACGGAAAATTATTTATGAATAAAATCAAAAATGAGCTAGTGGCTGACGAAGTTCATACGATTATTTTAGATACGGATCGAGATATGCCAGCTGAAAAATTTTATCAATCCACGGGTTTCACTAAACTGGCTGACTCGGTTTTATATGCGATTGATTTTTAA
- a CDS encoding serine O-acetyltransferase: MDIDNGLVNLLYTHVSKYNRKKYWVWRAEVVNPDSKKSKLKRYYWFYKIKKADAFNNATMGTAIGSGAQFKSPPILRHGLNGIVISHYAKIGRDCELFQNVTIAQDGPNKKAAEIGDNCSIGAGAVILAVTIGDNVKIGANAVVTKDVPSNCTVVGNPGKIV, encoded by the coding sequence ATGGATATAGATAATGGGCTAGTAAACTTACTTTATACGCATGTTTCAAAGTATAATAGAAAGAAATATTGGGTATGGCGAGCAGAAGTGGTAAATCCTGATTCAAAAAAAAGCAAATTAAAAAGATACTATTGGTTTTATAAGATAAAAAAAGCCGATGCTTTTAACAATGCCACGATGGGAACTGCAATAGGTAGTGGAGCTCAATTTAAATCTCCCCCAATTCTTAGGCACGGACTGAATGGAATTGTAATTTCTCATTATGCTAAAATAGGCCGAGATTGTGAACTATTTCAAAATGTAACAATTGCACAAGATGGACCTAATAAAAAAGCTGCTGAAATTGGAGATAATTGTTCTATTGGAGCAGGGGCAGTTATCTTAGCGGTAACGATAGGGGATAATGTTAAAATAGGAGCTAACGCAGTAGTGACAAAGGATGTACCTAGTAATTGTACAGTGGTTGGAAATCCGGGGAAAATCGTTTAA
- a CDS encoding DapH/DapD/GlmU-related protein, whose protein sequence is MLKPTLQEKLIGKEILPETTLYKEIHTVKADNERLVMELNSQYHTPQEIQNYLKKITGKEVDASVNISQPFYSDFGKHITFGKDIFINQNVTFVDLGGITIEDQVLIGPCARLITVNHLTDPKKRRGLSVAPIRIKKNAWIGANVTILPGITVGENAIIAADSTVTKDVPANVIVAGSPAKIMREINR, encoded by the coding sequence ATGCTTAAACCTACACTACAAGAAAAACTAATTGGCAAAGAAATACTACCAGAAACGACACTCTATAAAGAAATTCACACTGTAAAAGCAGACAATGAGCGCTTAGTGATGGAATTAAATAGCCAATATCATACTCCACAAGAAATACAGAACTATTTAAAAAAAATCACTGGTAAAGAAGTTGATGCTTCAGTTAACATTTCACAACCCTTTTACAGTGATTTTGGCAAACACATCACCTTTGGCAAGGATATTTTCATCAATCAAAATGTAACATTTGTTGATTTAGGCGGCATTACAATTGAGGATCAAGTATTGATTGGTCCATGCGCGCGCTTAATCACAGTCAATCATTTAACGGACCCGAAAAAACGCCGCGGACTTAGCGTAGCACCTATTCGGATCAAAAAGAACGCATGGATTGGAGCGAACGTTACCATTTTACCGGGCATTACAGTTGGTGAAAATGCCATTATTGCAGCAGATTCTACGGTGACTAAAGATGTACCAGCAAATGTCATCGTAGCAGGAAGTCCAGCCAAAATAATGCGTGAAATAAATCGCTAA
- a CDS encoding DUF2200 domain-containing protein — translation MSEHRIFTTSFASVYPLYVKKAERKNRTKEEVDTLIFWLTGYDETTLEKQIQKEVDFKTFFDEAPKMNPHMDLIKGVVCGIRVEEIEDPLMQKIRYLDKLIDELAKGKKLEKILRSE, via the coding sequence TTGTCTGAGCACCGCATTTTCACTACGAGCTTTGCAAGTGTGTATCCGTTATATGTAAAAAAAGCAGAACGTAAAAATCGTACCAAAGAAGAAGTGGACACCCTGATTTTCTGGCTAACGGGGTATGATGAAACAACCTTAGAAAAGCAAATCCAAAAAGAAGTTGATTTTAAAACATTTTTTGACGAAGCACCCAAAATGAACCCGCATATGGATTTAATCAAAGGCGTTGTCTGTGGCATTCGAGTAGAAGAAATCGAAGATCCTTTGATGCAAAAGATTCGCTATTTAGATAAGTTGATTGATGAATTGGCTAAAGGCAAAAAACTAGAAAAGATTTTGCGAAGTGAATAA
- a CDS encoding aldo/keto reductase, with protein MNVKTVGKTGITVSELAFGTMSFGSTADKAESEKMFHAAVEKGINFFDSANVYGNGQAELFLGEFIKKERQKYVVTSKVYWPTSEDPNGKGLSKKNIFKSLDDTLLRLGTDYLDFYFVHDFDHNTPMETTLEALDQLVKAGKILHPAVSNWSAWQIEKALGIQAKNGYSPFELMEPMYNLVKRQAEVELLPMAQAEKMGVISYSPLGGGLLTGKYGETKRPVSGRLVEDQRYAQRYGEKTNFKIAAEFTQFAKKLGVHPAPLAIAWVNYHQGITAPIIGARNMEQLAVSLEAVNFEMTEEFYQELSKLSPSPQPATDRGEILTGNWK; from the coding sequence ATGAACGTTAAAACCGTTGGAAAAACAGGTATCACAGTTTCAGAACTTGCTTTTGGCACCATGTCCTTTGGCTCAACTGCCGACAAAGCAGAGTCAGAAAAAATGTTTCACGCTGCTGTTGAAAAAGGCATTAATTTTTTCGATTCAGCGAATGTTTACGGCAATGGTCAAGCAGAATTGTTTCTAGGAGAATTTATTAAAAAAGAACGCCAAAAATACGTGGTAACGTCAAAGGTCTATTGGCCAACCTCAGAAGATCCTAATGGAAAAGGTCTCTCTAAAAAGAATATCTTCAAAAGCCTTGATGACACCCTATTACGCTTAGGAACCGACTATCTCGATTTTTATTTTGTTCATGATTTTGATCACAATACCCCAATGGAAACAACCCTTGAAGCCTTAGATCAACTTGTGAAAGCAGGAAAGATTCTGCATCCCGCAGTCAGCAATTGGTCAGCTTGGCAAATTGAAAAAGCTCTAGGAATTCAAGCAAAGAACGGCTATTCCCCCTTTGAATTGATGGAACCCATGTACAATTTAGTGAAGCGTCAAGCCGAAGTAGAGCTTTTACCAATGGCTCAAGCTGAAAAAATGGGAGTGATTAGCTATAGTCCGCTAGGTGGCGGCTTACTAACAGGAAAATACGGTGAAACCAAGCGACCTGTCAGTGGGCGACTTGTGGAAGATCAGCGCTACGCACAGCGTTATGGAGAAAAAACAAACTTTAAAATTGCAGCTGAATTTACACAGTTTGCCAAAAAATTAGGCGTACATCCCGCACCTTTAGCGATTGCATGGGTAAACTATCATCAGGGAATCACAGCTCCAATTATTGGCGCAAGGAATATGGAGCAGTTAGCGGTTAGTTTAGAAGCCGTTAATTTTGAAATGACCGAAGAATTTTATCAAGAATTATCAAAACTATCTCCAAGCCCACAACCAGCAACGGATCGTGGCGAAATCTTAACAGGCAATTGGAAATAA
- a CDS encoding TetR/AcrR family transcriptional regulator, whose amino-acid sequence MAKKYNTEETIKLILDTATRLFTEKGYEKTTIQDIVNELDGLSRGAIYHHFASKEAIVDGVIKRLLPEKKYIEAISNRQDLNGLEKIQHLFLETLFNEEVGASFSLTYSLFNNPKFFMMYMMNCNEFIAPQVEVYLNEGNQDGSLNIQYPKQIGEIVVLLLSTWFIVSLYPNTVETFWEKLGASKYVLDGIGLPILSDDLIENIKKIMIEKEGAHENN is encoded by the coding sequence ATGGCGAAAAAATACAATACCGAAGAAACCATCAAATTGATTTTAGATACAGCTACACGCTTATTCACCGAAAAAGGCTATGAGAAAACAACGATTCAAGACATTGTTAACGAGCTAGATGGCTTATCTAGAGGGGCAATTTATCACCATTTTGCATCAAAAGAGGCAATTGTTGATGGCGTTATCAAACGCTTATTGCCAGAAAAAAAATACATCGAAGCCATTTCCAATCGTCAAGATTTAAACGGTTTAGAAAAAATTCAGCATTTATTTTTAGAAACCCTATTTAACGAAGAAGTAGGCGCATCCTTTTCATTGACCTATTCGTTATTTAATAATCCTAAATTTTTTATGATGTACATGATGAACTGTAATGAATTCATTGCACCCCAAGTAGAAGTTTACCTTAACGAAGGCAATCAAGACGGCTCTCTAAACATTCAATACCCTAAACAAATTGGCGAAATCGTGGTGCTGCTACTAAGCACATGGTTTATCGTTTCACTTTATCCAAACACAGTAGAAACCTTCTGGGAGAAGCTTGGCGCATCAAAATATGTATTAGACGGAATTGGCTTACCTATTTTAAGCGATGATTTGATTGAAAACATCAAAAAAATAATGATAGAAAAAGAGGGCGCACATGAAAACAACTAA
- the truA gene encoding tRNA pseudouridine(38-40) synthase TruA — MRNIKLTIEYDGKRYLGWQRLGDSDNTIQGKIEGVLTQLTGEKIEIIGSGRTDAGAHARGQVANFKTETTMEREKMLDFMNRYLPQDIIIKKVEDVPERFHARYNTTGKKYSYYVWNDAIPSAFERYYSLHYPQPLDIDKMNQACSLLVGSHDFLGFSSLKKMKKSTVRTIDELSIQREGSLLHFTFVGDGFLYNMVRIIMGTLLEIGAGTMEVSAIEEIFKNRIRQHAGETAPSHGLFLDEVYYR, encoded by the coding sequence ATGAGAAATATCAAACTAACAATTGAGTACGACGGAAAACGCTATTTAGGCTGGCAAAGGCTGGGAGATTCTGATAACACCATTCAAGGGAAAATCGAAGGTGTTTTAACACAACTCACAGGAGAAAAAATTGAAATTATCGGTTCAGGTCGAACCGATGCTGGCGCCCATGCAAGGGGACAGGTGGCGAATTTTAAAACGGAGACAACCATGGAGCGAGAAAAAATGCTTGATTTTATGAACCGTTACTTACCGCAAGACATTATCATAAAAAAAGTAGAAGACGTTCCTGAACGCTTCCATGCCAGGTATAACACGACGGGCAAAAAGTACAGCTACTATGTTTGGAATGATGCCATTCCTTCTGCCTTTGAACGTTACTATAGCTTACACTATCCTCAACCGTTAGACATTGATAAAATGAATCAAGCTTGTAGCCTATTAGTAGGAAGCCATGATTTTCTTGGTTTTTCATCTCTTAAAAAAATGAAAAAATCAACCGTTAGAACCATTGACGAGCTTTCTATTCAAAGAGAAGGCAGCTTACTCCATTTCACTTTTGTAGGGGATGGCTTCTTGTACAATATGGTTCGAATTATCATGGGTACCCTTTTAGAAATTGGAGCAGGTACGATGGAAGTAAGTGCAATTGAAGAGATATTTAAAAATAGAATTAGACAACATGCAGGTGAGACAGCTCCTTCTCATGGACTGTTTCTGGATGAAGTCTATTATCGTTAA
- a CDS encoding SDR family oxidoreductase — protein sequence MTTKGKVVIITGASSGIGEATAKLLAKKGAKLVLAARRESKLIKLVDEIKADSGEAVYFVTDVTKEEDNQNLVAFAKKTYGKIDVIFLNAGIMPSSPLSALKVKEWNEMIDINIKGVLNGIAAVLPLFIEQKSGHVITTSSVAGLKAYPGSAVYGATKWAVRDLMEVLRIESAQEGTNIRTATIYPAAIHTELLDTITDEETAKGMTALYKQHGISPDRVASIVAYAIDQPADVNVSEFTVGPTSQPW from the coding sequence ATGACCACAAAAGGAAAAGTCGTAATTATCACAGGAGCTTCATCTGGTATCGGAGAAGCAACCGCTAAGTTGCTAGCTAAAAAGGGCGCAAAACTTGTCTTAGCTGCCCGCAGAGAAAGTAAGCTGATTAAACTTGTAGACGAAATTAAAGCCGATTCAGGTGAAGCTGTTTATTTCGTCACAGATGTTACAAAAGAGGAAGACAATCAGAATTTAGTAGCCTTTGCTAAAAAAACCTATGGAAAAATCGATGTGATTTTTCTAAATGCAGGCATTATGCCAAGCTCACCATTATCTGCTCTTAAGGTCAAAGAATGGAACGAAATGATTGACATCAATATCAAAGGTGTCTTAAACGGAATTGCCGCAGTATTGCCGTTATTCATTGAACAAAAATCAGGACATGTTATTACAACTTCTTCAGTAGCAGGCTTGAAAGCCTATCCTGGCAGCGCTGTTTACGGAGCAACGAAGTGGGCAGTGCGAGACTTAATGGAAGTTTTACGAATAGAGTCCGCTCAAGAAGGAACGAATATTCGAACAGCAACGATTTACCCAGCAGCCATTCATACAGAGTTATTAGACACGATTACAGACGAAGAAACAGCAAAGGGGATGACAGCTTTGTACAAGCAACATGGAATCAGTCCAGATCGGGTGGCAAGTATTGTCGCATATGCCATTGATCAACCAGCAGATGTAAATGTAAGTGAATTTACAGTAGGACCAACAAGTCAGCCGTGGTAA
- a CDS encoding M24 family metallopeptidase, with the protein MLNTIKLTEVAYPMTDNSGITIPLTDETIKERKDKLLTLMKQENLDSLVIYGDLEHGGNFSYLTGFVTRFEEGVLILHETGEAVLMLGNENTKMAQHARIRADLIHCPFFSLPDQPMDGEVKLETLFEQAGLTKASNVGVVGWKMFTAMSENNRTLFDVPSYLLSAIQSVVTKGTIENRSDLFIDAAYGAKATNNANEIAHYEFGSSLASDCVLETIEAIEVGKSEMELGTFLTKYGQNPTVVPIVATGERFEQANLYPSPKRVQLGDKMSITTGFKGGLASRGGYAVSQVSELPSDQQEYLERVAKPYYNAVVNWLEAIDIGVEGQELYQLIEEVLPKSRFGWHLNPGHLTADEEWMSSPIKKDSAIPLKSGMLFQIDIIPSVKGYGGVGCENGIALADEALRNEIKQDYPDLWARIVARRSYLKEVLHIQLHDSVLPLSSGVAFYNPFFLNKTVAFTK; encoded by the coding sequence ATGTTAAATACAATCAAACTAACCGAAGTGGCCTATCCAATGACAGATAACAGCGGCATCACGATTCCGCTAACGGATGAAACCATTAAAGAACGCAAGGACAAGCTTTTAACGCTCATGAAGCAAGAGAATTTAGATTCATTGGTCATTTACGGTGATCTTGAACATGGCGGGAATTTTTCTTATTTAACGGGTTTTGTGACGCGTTTTGAGGAAGGCGTTTTAATTTTACATGAAACTGGCGAAGCGGTTTTAATGCTAGGAAACGAAAATACAAAAATGGCCCAACATGCTAGAATTAGAGCCGATTTGATTCACTGTCCCTTCTTCTCATTACCGGATCAACCGATGGATGGCGAAGTAAAATTGGAAACTCTCTTTGAACAAGCAGGCTTAACAAAGGCAAGCAATGTGGGGGTTGTTGGTTGGAAAATGTTTACAGCAATGTCTGAAAACAACCGCACACTCTTTGACGTCCCAAGCTATCTGCTTTCTGCCATTCAATCAGTCGTAACCAAAGGAACCATTGAAAACCGTTCCGATCTTTTTATTGATGCAGCTTATGGTGCCAAAGCAACAAACAATGCCAATGAAATTGCTCATTACGAATTCGGTTCATCACTTGCTTCAGACTGTGTGTTAGAAACAATTGAAGCCATCGAAGTTGGAAAATCAGAAATGGAATTAGGTACTTTTTTAACCAAATACGGTCAAAATCCAACAGTTGTTCCAATTGTAGCAACCGGCGAGCGCTTTGAACAAGCTAACCTATATCCATCCCCTAAACGTGTCCAGTTAGGCGATAAAATGTCGATTACAACCGGCTTTAAAGGTGGCTTAGCAAGTCGAGGCGGTTACGCAGTAAGCCAAGTTTCAGAGCTGCCGAGTGATCAACAGGAATATTTGGAACGTGTGGCGAAGCCGTACTATAACGCAGTAGTCAATTGGTTAGAAGCCATTGATATTGGCGTGGAAGGTCAAGAGCTTTACCAACTAATAGAAGAGGTTCTACCTAAGTCCCGCTTTGGCTGGCATTTAAATCCAGGACACTTAACAGCAGACGAAGAGTGGATGTCTTCTCCAATAAAAAAAGATTCAGCGATCCCACTGAAATCAGGAATGCTTTTCCAAATCGACATTATCCCATCGGTTAAAGGCTATGGCGGCGTTGGGTGTGAAAATGGCATTGCTCTTGCAGATGAAGCTTTGCGAAATGAAATCAAACAAGACTACCCTGATTTATGGGCACGAATCGTTGCAAGACGTAGCTATTTAAAAGAAGTCTTACACATACAGCTACATGATTCAGTGTTGCCTCTTTCTAGTGGCGTAGCCTTTTACAACCCCTTCTTTTTAAACAAAACAGTGGCCTTTACCAAATAA
- a CDS encoding GNAT family N-acetyltransferase produces MKKIIINELEIRLVRYNRKYLPAIVTLFNSTIQRVNSKDYSQAELNEWLQKNPDLDSWHEKLTTSDCLVAIKEETLVGFGNITSEGYLDLFYISYTMIHQGVGRFIFNELEKYAVLEKAKSIYTDASITAVPFFTKMGLEVMRKQDNQRNGENLVNYRMIKKLVVR; encoded by the coding sequence ATGAAAAAGATCATAATAAATGAATTGGAGATTCGTTTAGTTAGATACAATCGCAAGTATTTACCAGCTATCGTAACGCTATTTAACAGCACCATTCAAAGGGTAAATAGTAAGGATTACAGTCAAGCTGAATTAAATGAGTGGCTTCAAAAAAATCCTGACCTTGATTCGTGGCATGAGAAGTTAACAACTAGCGATTGTTTAGTGGCTATTAAAGAAGAAACTTTAGTGGGATTTGGCAATATAACAAGCGAAGGGTATCTTGATTTATTCTATATTTCTTATACTATGATCCATCAAGGTGTAGGTCGCTTCATTTTTAATGAACTAGAGAAATATGCAGTGTTAGAAAAAGCAAAGTCTATCTATACAGATGCTTCAATAACAGCAGTCCCATTTTTTACGAAAATGGGTTTAGAAGTGATGAGAAAACAAGACAATCAACGAAATGGTGAAAACCTAGTCAACTATCGCATGATAAAGAAATTAGTTGTGAGGTGA
- a CDS encoding DUF488 domain-containing protein, translating to MITMKRIYLDYQETDGERILVDRLWPRGVSKERAHLTEWAKEIAPSTELRKWYHQHLDQFETFSQAYQKELLTNPKAVEKLVELTGKSQKETLTFVYGAKNQLENHVVVLLNVLKQYFKANVQKS from the coding sequence ATGATTACGATGAAACGAATTTACCTAGACTATCAAGAAACCGATGGCGAACGTATTTTAGTGGATCGCCTTTGGCCAAGAGGCGTATCGAAAGAACGAGCTCATCTTACGGAATGGGCAAAAGAAATTGCCCCCTCAACAGAATTACGCAAGTGGTATCACCAACATCTGGATCAATTTGAAACATTTAGCCAAGCGTATCAAAAGGAGCTACTAACCAATCCAAAAGCGGTGGAAAAACTAGTGGAATTAACTGGTAAAAGTCAAAAAGAGACCCTCACATTCGTTTATGGTGCAAAAAATCAGCTAGAAAATCACGTGGTAGTCTTACTAAATGTATTAAAACAGTACTTTAAGGCAAACGTTCAAAAATCTTAA
- the drmB gene encoding DUF1998 domain-containing protein, giving the protein MVYKRKDKPEFNVRRSQLLTPFGIGALMDINNQSVMIADSEYWDTNKCVKVHDIRLEKVLDAEGFIEPPVKEEEDVVGKRFPQWYFSPEDRSLRKIDSWRQLVEAKGIPSLVKAFNQKPIDVRKRRTELVPVRIICACCNGHAQDFPWLEWVHEGLSYDSYKDHEITLGSTAQTGSISDLIVSCKRCNESRNLAGVFDEKNFPKKLERLGVGCKGEYIWKKGEEGSKCEEDVHVLLRNANNFFFPNISSSVNIPFKENKLIELIQSNKYYSVLASELREVPREKGITKLKEDELINKMIARLAQEIEHDLDEVKNLISIKFFDKASEDHPDSVMDYRRAEFEVLSGKEKYDEESERFKIKAFKREDLSGYTHSELLNGITLVHQLEVVNALRSYSRIQTTDSELMKEQSLDGEKTLGKSFEISLRRKDNYYVGMRSLGEGIFFSMNSEEIKKWKSKIKESAISKKIYKKMSNVRFPDEESYISPDYYLIHTLSHLLIKELSMSSGYSSSSLRERIYYSDEDGQEMYGILIYTSSSDSEGTLGGLVKQGVPEKFFELLTAALEKAKWCSFDPVCIESNSQGRESLNAAACHACSLISETSCEKMNVFLDRSVLIGSIEEPYLGFFCGGNN; this is encoded by the coding sequence ATGGTATATAAACGAAAAGATAAACCTGAGTTCAATGTTAGAAGATCTCAACTTTTAACGCCATTTGGCATTGGAGCATTAATGGACATTAATAATCAATCTGTTATGATTGCGGATTCGGAGTATTGGGATACTAATAAATGTGTAAAAGTTCATGATATTCGTTTAGAGAAAGTCCTAGATGCTGAAGGTTTTATTGAGCCACCGGTTAAGGAGGAAGAGGATGTTGTAGGAAAAAGATTCCCACAGTGGTATTTTTCACCAGAAGATAGAAGTTTAAGAAAAATTGATTCATGGCGTCAATTAGTAGAAGCAAAAGGAATACCGAGCTTAGTCAAAGCATTTAATCAAAAACCAATTGATGTTCGTAAAAGAAGAACAGAACTTGTTCCTGTCCGTATTATTTGTGCGTGTTGTAATGGACATGCGCAAGACTTTCCTTGGTTAGAATGGGTTCATGAAGGCTTAAGTTATGATAGTTATAAAGATCATGAAATTACATTGGGAAGTACAGCACAAACTGGGTCTATTTCAGATTTAATAGTTTCGTGTAAAAGATGCAATGAGAGCCGAAATTTAGCTGGAGTATTTGATGAAAAGAATTTTCCAAAGAAATTAGAGCGATTAGGGGTAGGTTGTAAAGGTGAATACATTTGGAAGAAAGGAGAAGAAGGAAGTAAATGTGAAGAAGATGTTCATGTGCTTCTGAGAAATGCTAATAATTTCTTTTTCCCAAACATTTCAAGTTCAGTGAATATTCCATTCAAAGAGAATAAACTAATTGAACTAATTCAAAGTAACAAATATTATAGCGTCTTGGCATCAGAATTAAGAGAAGTCCCTCGAGAAAAAGGAATTACAAAACTTAAAGAGGATGAATTAATAAATAAAATGATTGCACGATTAGCTCAGGAAATTGAGCATGATCTTGATGAAGTTAAAAATTTAATTTCAATTAAGTTTTTTGATAAAGCTAGTGAAGATCATCCTGATAGTGTAATGGACTATAGAAGAGCAGAGTTTGAAGTGCTATCCGGAAAAGAAAAATATGATGAGGAGTCAGAAAGATTTAAAATAAAAGCTTTCAAACGAGAAGATTTGTCTGGTTACACTCATAGTGAATTATTGAATGGGATAACTTTGGTACATCAACTTGAGGTAGTTAATGCTCTTCGAAGTTATAGTAGAATTCAAACTACTGATTCAGAATTGATGAAGGAGCAATCCTTAGATGGTGAGAAGACTTTGGGTAAATCCTTTGAAATTTCACTGCGAAGAAAGGATAACTATTATGTCGGAATGCGTTCATTAGGAGAAGGAATATTTTTTTCTATGAATAGTGAAGAAATAAAAAAATGGAAATCTAAAATCAAAGAGTCCGCAATTTCAAAAAAAATATATAAAAAAATGAGCAATGTAAGATTTCCAGATGAGGAAAGCTATATTTCTCCAGATTATTATCTTATTCATACTTTATCACATTTACTCATTAAAGAATTGAGTATGAGCAGTGGTTATTCTTCATCTTCATTGAGGGAAAGGATATATTATTCAGATGAAGATGGGCAGGAAATGTATGGAATTTTGATTTATACATCGAGTTCTGATTCTGAAGGAACATTAGGTGGGTTAGTTAAGCAGGGGGTACCAGAAAAATTCTTTGAATTGTTAACTGCTGCGTTAGAAAAAGCGAAATGGTGTAGCTTTGATCCAGTCTGCATTGAGAGTAATTCTCAAGGTCGAGAGTCATTAAATGCTGCTGCATGTCATGCTTGCTCACTTATTTCGGAGACTAGTTGTGAGAAAATGAATGTTTTTTTAGATAGAAGTGTGCTAATTGGTAGTATAGAAGAGCCATATTTAGGATTTTTTTGCGGAGGAAATAATTAA